A window of the Brassica napus cultivar Da-Ae chromosome C5, Da-Ae, whole genome shotgun sequence genome harbors these coding sequences:
- the LOC106454270 gene encoding glutathione S-transferase T3-like gives MGRFGGVTSSGCNENDVLKRAHEIFFNNHKKKFTLEHAWKELRNDQKWCEVSSAKKAGTSRKRKCEDGADSSASQPSENKRPAGVKASKAAGKKTMSEENSMNRFQSMRDIKQKELEVKERLSKMSILDSLIAKKEPVADYEEALKKKFISEDKVKTVSRSGAIRITAFVVSGVLCHVVSVSRQYHGVE, from the exons ATgg gacggttcgggggtgttacaagcAGTGGTTGCAATGAGAATGATGTCCTCAAAAGAGCTCATGAGATTTTCTTCAACAACCATAAGAAGAAATTCACTTTGGAGCATGCTTGGAAGGAATTGCGAAACGACCAGAAGTGGTGTGAAGTGTCAAGTGCTAAAAAGGCAGGAACCTCTAGGAAAAGGAAGTGTGAAGACGGTGCAGACTCATCGGCTTCTCAACCATCTGAAAACAAGCGTCCCGCGGGTGTTAAAGCATCAAAGGCCGCTGGGAAGAAGACTATGAGTGAAGAGAATTCTATGAATCGGTTTCAAAGTATGCGGGACATTAAACAGAAGGAGTTGGAAGTGAAGGAAAGGTTGTCAAAGATGAGTATACTTGACTCTCTTATTGCAAAGAAAGAACCTGTAGCTGACTATGAAGAAGCCCTCAAGAAGAAGTTCATCA GTGAAGACAAGGTGAAGACAGTGTCACGGAGTGGAGCAATCAGAATCACTGCCTTTGTAGTATCTGGAGTCTTGTGTCACGTTGTCTCTGTTTCAAGACAGTATCACGGAGTGGAGTAA
- the LOC106452733 gene encoding hsp70 nucleotide exchange factor fes1-like translates to MAKDGPNWDGLLKWSLSHADGTRPTRQLSEEDRKWFMEAMQSQTLDVVKRMKEITLVLQTPEQVLVEHGVTPDDIEDLLDELQEHVESIDMANDLHSIGGLVPLLGFLKNSHANIRAKAADVVSTIVQNNPRSQELVMEANGLESLLSNFTSDADVHARTQALSAISSLIRHNKPGVTAFKLANGYAGLRDAMASDSVRFQRKALNLLQYLLQEDDSDRSIAAGLGFPRVMMHLASSDDAETREAALRGLLELAREKNDGSGSSSIEKGDEKLRQLLEERIEGISLMSQEDLGTVKEERQLVDSLWRVCYNEPSSLREKGLLVLPGEDELPPDVASKLFEPPLRASAANRNATEKKEEPIKLLGPAP, encoded by the exons ATGGCGAAAGACGGACCTAATTGGGATGGATTGCTTAAATGGAGTCTTTCTCACGCCGACGGTACTCGACCAACTCGCCAGTTGAG CGAGGAGGATAGGAAGTGGTTTATGGAGGCTATGCAGTCACAGACACTAGATGTAGTCAAACGCATGAAGGAGATCACGTTAGTTTTGCAAACACCTGAGCAGGTTTTGGTGGAACATGGAGTAACACCTGATGATATTGAAG ATTTGCTGGATGAGTTGCAGGAGCACGTTGAATCAATCGACATGGCTAATG ATCTTCATTCAATTGGGGGCTTGGTTCCTCTCCTCGGGTTTCTTAAGAACTCTCACGCTAATATCCGAGCCAAAGCTGCTGATGTCGTAAGCACGATAGTTCAGAACAATCCTCGAAGTCAGGAGTTGGTTATGGAAGCTAATGGTTTGGAGTCATTGCTATCAAACTTCACCTCCGACGCAGATGTTCATGCTCGAACTCAAGCTCTCAGCGCAATATCAT CTTTGATTCGCCATAACAAACCTGGAGTCACTGCTTTCAAGCTTGCTAATGGTTACGCTGGGCTAAGAGATGCTATGGCGTCTGATAGTGTGAGATTTCAAAG GAAAGCCTTAAACTTGTTGCAATATCTACTCCAAGAGGATGATTCAGACCGCAGCATCGCCGCTGGACTCGGCTTCCCCCGAGTGATGATGCATCTGGCGTCTAGTGACGACGCAGAGACAAGAGAAGCTGCTCTCCGCGGATTACTCGAGCTTGCAAGAGAGAAAAACGACGGGAGTGGAAGCAGCAGCATAGAGAAAGGCGATGAGAAGTTGAGGCAGCTGCTAGAAGAGAGGATCGAAGGGATCAGCTTGATGTCACAAGAGGATCTCGGAACGGTTAAAGAAGAGAGACAGCTCGTGGATTCACTGTGGAGGGTTTGCTACAACGAGCCTTCCTCTCTGAGGGAGAAAGGGCTTCTTGTGCTTCCGGGTGAAGACGAGTTGCCTCCTGATGTGGCGAGCAAGCTCTTCGAGCCTCCTCTCAGAGCTTCTGCGGCAAATCGTAACGCCactgagaagaaagaagagccTATCAAACTACTTGGACCCGCACCATAA
- the LOC106452731 gene encoding probable protein S-acyltransferase 16 isoform X2 — MKRKGVGFSLPVAVVMMVIGFVYFSTVFTFIDRWFSLTSSPGIANAAAFTALALMCVYSYSIAVFRDPGRVPPSYMPDVEDQESPVHEIKRKGGDLRYCQKCSHFKPPRAHHCRVCKRCVLRMDHHCIWINNCVGHTNYKVFFVFVVYAVTACVYSLVLLVGSLTVESQDEDEEMGSYLRTIYVLSAFVLISLSIALGVLLVWHIYLSLQNKTTIEYHEGVRAMWLAEKGGQVYKHPYDIGPYENLTLILGPNVLSWLCPTSRHIGSGLRFRTAFDSVPVSSESKP; from the exons ATGAAACGGAAAGGAGTCGGGTTCTCTCTCCCCGTCGCGGTGGTGATGATGGTGATCGGTTTCGTCTATTTCTCAACGGTTTTCACTTTCATCGATCGGTGGTTCAGCCTCACTTCCTCTCCCGGAATCGCTAACGCAGCCGCGTTCACCGCCTTGGCTCTGATGTGTGTGTACAGCTACTCCATCGCGGTTTTCAGGGATCCGGGTCGGGTTCCACCCAGTTACATGCCAGATGTTGAAGATCAGGAGAGTCCGGTTCACGAGATTAAGCGAAAG GGAGGAGATTTGCGGTATTGCCAAAAGTGTTCACATTTCAAACCTCCGCGAGCTCACCATTGCCGAGTTTGCAAAAGATGTGTGCTTAGAATG GACCACCATTGTATTTGGATCAACAACTGCGTAGGACACACTAACTACAAGGTCTTCTTCGTATTTGTTGTCTATGCGGTGACTGCATGCGTATACTCTCTA GTTTTGCTTGTGGGAAGCCTTACTGTTGAATCTCAAGATGAAGACGAAGAAATGGGAAGCTATCTAAGAACTATATAT GTATTATCAGCTTTTGTTCTCATCTCATTGAGCATAGCGTTAGGTGTTCTTCTCGTGTGGCACATTTACCTCagtttacaaaacaaaacaaccaTCGAG TACCACGAAGGGGTAAGAGCAATGTGGTTAGCAGAGAAAGGTGGGCAAGTCTATAAGCATCCATATGACATAGGCCCATATGAAAACCTGACCTTg attttgGGTCCGAACGTACTTTCTTGGCTCTGCCCTACATCAAGGCACATCGGTTCCGGTCTGCGTTTCCGTACAGCTTTTGACTCCGTCCCCGTTTCATCTGAATCAAAACCTTAG
- the LOC106452731 gene encoding probable protein S-acyltransferase 16 isoform X1, translating to MKRKGVGFSLPVAVVMMVIGFVYFSTVFTFIDRWFSLTSSPGIANAAAFTALALMCVYSYSIAVFRDPGRVPPSYMPDVEDQESPVHEIKRKGGDLRYCQKCSHFKPPRAHHCRVCKRCVLRMDHHCIWINNCVGHTNYKVFFVFVVYAVTACVYSLVHLLTSVLLVGSLTVESQDEDEEMGSYLRTIYVLSAFVLISLSIALGVLLVWHIYLSLQNKTTIEYHEGVRAMWLAEKGGQVYKHPYDIGPYENLTLILGPNVLSWLCPTSRHIGSGLRFRTAFDSVPVSSESKP from the exons ATGAAACGGAAAGGAGTCGGGTTCTCTCTCCCCGTCGCGGTGGTGATGATGGTGATCGGTTTCGTCTATTTCTCAACGGTTTTCACTTTCATCGATCGGTGGTTCAGCCTCACTTCCTCTCCCGGAATCGCTAACGCAGCCGCGTTCACCGCCTTGGCTCTGATGTGTGTGTACAGCTACTCCATCGCGGTTTTCAGGGATCCGGGTCGGGTTCCACCCAGTTACATGCCAGATGTTGAAGATCAGGAGAGTCCGGTTCACGAGATTAAGCGAAAG GGAGGAGATTTGCGGTATTGCCAAAAGTGTTCACATTTCAAACCTCCGCGAGCTCACCATTGCCGAGTTTGCAAAAGATGTGTGCTTAGAATG GACCACCATTGTATTTGGATCAACAACTGCGTAGGACACACTAACTACAAGGTCTTCTTCGTATTTGTTGTCTATGCGGTGACTGCATGCGTATACTCTCTAGTACATCTCCTAACCTCT GTTTTGCTTGTGGGAAGCCTTACTGTTGAATCTCAAGATGAAGACGAAGAAATGGGAAGCTATCTAAGAACTATATAT GTATTATCAGCTTTTGTTCTCATCTCATTGAGCATAGCGTTAGGTGTTCTTCTCGTGTGGCACATTTACCTCagtttacaaaacaaaacaaccaTCGAG TACCACGAAGGGGTAAGAGCAATGTGGTTAGCAGAGAAAGGTGGGCAAGTCTATAAGCATCCATATGACATAGGCCCATATGAAAACCTGACCTTg attttgGGTCCGAACGTACTTTCTTGGCTCTGCCCTACATCAAGGCACATCGGTTCCGGTCTGCGTTTCCGTACAGCTTTTGACTCCGTCCCCGTTTCATCTGAATCAAAACCTTAG
- the LOC106452732 gene encoding light-harvesting complex-like protein OHP1, chloroplastic has protein sequence MASSLLTSTPLSSSFLPIPRKLFVHGHCLSQRTLGYGRKQSSLCVRAAKLPQGVIVPKVEPKFEPAFLGFTFTAEIWNSRACMIGLIGTFIVELILNKGILQIIGVDVGKGLDLPL, from the exons atggcgagCTCGCTTCTCACCTCGACGCCACTGTCCTCATCTTTCTTACCTATTCCTCGGAAGCTGTTTGTTCATGGACATTGTCTGAGCCAAAGAACTCTCGGGTATGGCCGGAAGCAATCGTCTCTCTGTGTTCGTGCCGCAAAACTCCCTCAAGGG GTGATAGTGCCAAAAGTGGAACCCAAGTTCGAACCAGCGTTTCTGGGATTCACATTTACAGCTGAGATATGGAACTCTAGAGCTTGTATGATTGGTCTCATCGGAACTTTCATTGTTGAGCTG attttgaaCAAAGGAATACTTCAAATCATTGGTGTTGATGTTGGAAAGGGGCTTGATCTTCCTCTCTAA
- the LOC106452828 gene encoding UPF0161 protein At3g09310-like, whose protein sequence is MAVVVSVHHPYATHFSENFNPPKLHLKFNKSRLSFNHLTQTNKHHLRCLSAKSTPSSPVPESPQDGEEQESVGVKAALAMLRFYKREISPVLPRSCRYVPTCSEYSMEAYKKYGVLKGTVLTTWRLCRCNPLGGSGFDPPRWFGESKITPQAEEEDSYSNEDEREI, encoded by the exons ATGGCGGTTGTCGTGTCTGTTCATCATCCTTATGCAACCCACTTCTCTGAAAACTTTAATCCTCCTAAACTTCACTTGAAATTCAATAAGTCTCGCCTGAGCTTTAATCATCTTACTCAGACAAACAAGCACCATCTCCGTTGCTTATCTGCGAAATCGACGCCTTCGAGTCCAGTCCCTGAATCTCCTCAAG ATGGTGAAGAGCAGGAGAGTGTGGGAGTCAAAGCAGCTTTAGCAATGCTGAGATTCTACAAGA GGGAGATATCGCCGGTGTTACCTAGAAGCTGCCGTTACGTTCCAACTTGCAGCGAGTATTCTATGGAAGCTTACAAAAAATATGGAGTTCTCAAAGGCACTGTTCTCACCACTTGGCGTCTCTGCCGCTGCAATCCTCTTGGTGGATCTGGATTCGATCCTCCAAGATGGTTTGGTGAGAGTAAGATCACTCCCCaggcagaagaagaagatagttATAGCAACGAGGATGAAAGAGAGATTtga
- the LOC111206543 gene encoding oxysterol-binding protein-related protein 3B-like, with protein MAPNDPKNSGGGFFASLASSISNLGSAMTKSVNGLVGYEGLEVINPEGSTEDAAEEANRGRWKQEDRDGYWKMMQKYIGSDVTSMVTLPVIIFEPMTMLQKMAELMEYSHLLDMADKTDDPYMRMVYASSWAISVYYAFQRTWKPFNPILGETYEMANYNGVNFISEQVSHHPPMSAGHAENEHFTYDCTSKLKTKFLGNSIDVYPVGRTRVTLKRDGVVLDLVPPLTKVHNLIFGRTWVDSPGEMIMTNLTTGDKVVLYFQPCGWFGSGRYEVDGYVYNASEEPKILMTGKWNESMSYQQCDGEGEPLPGTELKEVWKLADVPKDDKYQYTHFAHKINSFDTAPKKLLPSDSRLRPDRYALEMGDMSKSGNEKSSLEERQRAEKRTREEKGQSFTPKWFDITEEVTPTPWGDLEVYQFNAKYSEHREAADSSEDNTDPKSIQFNPWQFQDLST; from the exons ATGGCTCCCAACGATCCTAAAAACAGCGGCGGCGGTTTCTTCGCTTCTCTTGCTTCCTCGATCTCCAATTTGGGATCGGCCATGACCAAATCAGTTAACGG TTTGGTTGGTTATGAGGGACTTGAAGTTATTAACCCTGAAGGAAGTACAGAGGATGCAGCTGAGGAAGCAAACAGAGGAAGGTGGAAGCAAGAG GATCGAGATGGTTATTGGAAGATGATGCAGAAATACATAGGATCTGATGTCACATCTATGGTGACACTGCCTGTGATTATTTTTGAACCTATGACAATGCTCCAGAAAATGGCAGAG TTGATGGAATATTCGCATCTATTAGACATGGCAGACAAAACCGATGACCCTTATATGCGCATGGTGTATGCCT CATCATGGGCTATCTCTGTGTACTATGCTTTCCAACGTACCTGGAAACCGTTCAATCCAATCCTCGGAGAGACGTATGAGATGGCTAATTACAATGGTGTTAACTTCATCTCTGAACAG GTCAGCCATCATCCGCCAATGAGCGCTGGTCATGCTGAAAACGAGCATTTCACTTATGACTGTACATCAAAACTGAAAACAAAGTTTCTGGGCAATTCCATTGACGTTTACCCAGTAGGAAG GACACGAGTGACACTAAAAAGAGATGGAGTGGTTCTTGACTTGGTACCTCCTCTAACCAAAGTTCACAACCTAATCTTTGGACGAACTTGGGTGGATTCTCCTGGGGAAATGATCATGACCAACCTGACCACAGGTGACAAAGTTGTGCTGTACTTCCAACCGTGTGGCTGGTTCGG ATCTGGTCGATATGAAGTGGACGGATATGTCTACAACGCCTCTGAGGAGCCCAAGATACTCATGACCGGTAAATGGAACGAGTCCATGAGTTATCAGCAGTGTGACGGTGAAGGTGAACCTCTCCCAGGCACCGAACTGAAGGAG GTCTGGAAACTCGCTGATGTTCCAAAGGATGACAAGTACCAATACACGCACTTTGCTCACAAGATCAACAGCTTTGACACTGCCCCGAAAAAGCTGTTGCCCTCTGATTCACGGTTACGCCCTGACAGATACGCGCTAGAGATGGGCGACATGTCCAAATCCGGCAATGAGAAGAGCAG CTTGGAAGAGAGGCAGAGAGCTGAAAAGAGAACCCGCGAAGAGAAAGGTCAAAGCTTTACTCCCAAGTGGTTTGATATAACCGAAGAAGTCACTCCTACACCATGGGGGGATCTTGAAGTTTACCAGTTCAACGCAAAGTACTCAGAACATAGGGAAGCTGCGGATAGCTCTGAAGACAACACCGACCCTAAGTCAATCCAGTTCAACCCATGGCAATTTCAAGATTTGTCTACTTAA